A genomic segment from Pseudomonas sessilinigenes encodes:
- a CDS encoding RNA polymerase sigma factor: MTAKPPRRPGFFEHYEELIGTWTRRLRNRQQAEDLAHDTFVRVLESDAASVQQPRAYLHQTARNIAVDAFRREDRRAGLEEHQAQLGVSPSGDPEHFMHALQLAASVERALGELPVNCRKVFVWQKIEGLTQAEIAERLGLSKNMVEKYMIRTLRHLRERLDGPLP, encoded by the coding sequence ATGACAGCCAAGCCGCCCCGCAGACCAGGCTTTTTCGAGCATTACGAAGAGTTGATCGGCACCTGGACCCGGCGCTTGCGCAATCGCCAGCAGGCCGAGGACCTGGCCCATGACACTTTCGTCCGGGTGCTGGAGTCCGACGCCGCCAGCGTGCAACAGCCGCGCGCCTACCTGCACCAGACCGCGCGCAATATCGCCGTGGATGCCTTTCGCCGTGAAGACCGGCGCGCGGGCCTGGAAGAACACCAGGCCCAGCTTGGCGTGTCGCCCAGCGGCGATCCCGAGCATTTCATGCATGCGTTGCAGTTGGCTGCGTCCGTCGAACGGGCCCTGGGGGAATTGCCGGTGAACTGCCGCAAGGTGTTCGTCTGGCAGAAGATCGAGGGCCTGACCCAGGCCGAGATCGCCGAGCGCCTGGGGCTGTCAAAAAACATGGTGGAAAAGTATATGATCCGCACCCTGCGGCACCTGCGCGAGCGCCTGGATGGGCCGCTGCCATGA
- a CDS encoding DMT family transporter, with protein MKVKTRGTLEMLGAMLISGTVGWLVVGSGQSPWVVVFWRCVFGALAMLLACAGLGLLRGLRLSGRQVALIALGGCALMLNWVLLFSAYSQASIAVATVVYNTQPFMLVGLGALLFGERLTPGKLGWLALAFAGMLFIVGARPASGMVGDDYLLGILLALGAAFFYAIAAATTKHLREVPAPLIVLLQMLLGMLLSAPFALGSLPAPAGEAWFYLVTIGVVHTGLMSTLLYGAIQRLSTVLVGALSFIYPLVAVLVDWLVFGHRLGWLQVLGGAAILLAAAGLNLGWNLRVRSIRQGRVTWD; from the coding sequence ATGAAGGTGAAGACTCGCGGAACCCTGGAAATGCTTGGGGCCATGCTGATTTCGGGCACTGTGGGTTGGCTGGTGGTCGGTTCCGGCCAGTCCCCCTGGGTGGTGGTGTTCTGGCGCTGTGTGTTCGGGGCCCTGGCGATGTTGCTGGCTTGCGCCGGCCTGGGCCTGTTGCGAGGCTTGCGCTTGAGCGGGCGCCAGGTGGCGCTGATCGCCCTGGGTGGTTGCGCGCTGATGCTCAACTGGGTGTTGTTGTTCAGCGCCTACAGCCAGGCGTCGATCGCCGTGGCCACCGTGGTCTACAACACCCAGCCGTTCATGCTGGTGGGCCTTGGGGCATTGCTGTTCGGTGAGCGCCTGACGCCGGGCAAGCTCGGCTGGCTGGCCCTGGCCTTCGCCGGAATGCTGTTCATCGTCGGTGCCCGGCCTGCCTCGGGAATGGTCGGCGACGACTACCTGCTTGGCATCCTCCTGGCCCTGGGCGCGGCCTTCTTCTATGCCATCGCCGCGGCTACCACCAAGCATCTGCGCGAAGTCCCGGCGCCGTTGATCGTGCTGCTGCAGATGCTGCTCGGCATGCTGCTCAGCGCGCCTTTCGCCTTGGGTTCGCTGCCAGCGCCCGCCGGCGAGGCCTGGTTCTACCTGGTGACCATCGGCGTGGTCCACACCGGCTTGATGTCGACCTTGCTCTATGGCGCCATCCAGCGGCTGTCCACGGTACTGGTGGGGGCCCTGTCGTTTATCTATCCGCTGGTGGCGGTGCTGGTGGACTGGCTGGTTTTCGGCCACCGACTGGGCTGGCTGCAGGTCCTGGGCGGTGCAGCGATCCTGCTGGCCGCCGCCGGGCTCAATCTCGGTTGGAACTTGCGCGTGCGCAGCATCCGCCAGGGGAGGGTGACATGGGACTGA
- a CDS encoding helix-turn-helix domain-containing protein, giving the protein MNDKTNEMNELSPIGLLAHAIKRERLNAGLSVSELAKRAGVAKSTLSQLEGGVGNPGIETLWALAMAMGLQVTKFLEQPAPQLKVIRAHEGVTVHAEDAPYAATLLDNCPPGAQRNLYRVLAQPGRPRQSSAHPPGTVEHVLLCRGRALAGPLEQPLSLEPGDYIKYSASTPHLFEALEPDTLALVVMEHP; this is encoded by the coding sequence ATGAACGATAAAACGAACGAAATGAACGAACTCTCCCCCATCGGCCTGCTGGCCCATGCCATCAAGCGCGAGCGCCTGAACGCCGGATTATCCGTTTCGGAACTGGCCAAGCGGGCCGGGGTGGCGAAATCCACCCTGTCGCAACTGGAAGGTGGGGTGGGCAATCCCGGCATCGAGACACTGTGGGCCCTGGCCATGGCCATGGGCCTGCAAGTCACCAAGTTCCTGGAACAGCCCGCCCCGCAACTGAAGGTGATCCGCGCGCACGAAGGCGTGACCGTGCACGCCGAGGACGCGCCCTATGCCGCCACGTTGCTGGACAACTGCCCGCCGGGGGCGCAGCGCAACCTGTACCGGGTGCTCGCCCAGCCCGGTCGGCCACGGCAGTCGAGCGCCCATCCACCGGGCACGGTGGAACATGTCTTGCTGTGCCGCGGACGAGCGCTGGCCGGTCCACTGGAGCAGCCCCTGAGCCTGGAGCCCGGGGACTACATCAAGTACAGCGCCAGTACCCCGCATCTGTTCGAAGCGCTGGAACCGGACACCCTGGCCCTGGTGGTGATGGAACATCCCTGA
- a CDS encoding AraC family transcriptional regulator: MPEFDQQDQIQDPDAIARPVCALRISAQEERWERPWHSHRKAQLLFPLAGVLSCESAEGLWLAPPQCAVWIPSGVAHRVQGLEHAQGYCLFVEPEQARELPDACCTLAVSPLLQELLRRCAQLPQLYDLDGAEGRLMAVALDELAVAPREQIHLPMPGHAQLRRLAQQILEQPQQRHSLERWGELIGLSERSLSRLILAETGLSFGRWQRQLHILLGLKQLGRGDSVERVALTLGYDSASAFIRMFKKAVGQPPGRFFAERRQALDSDL; the protein is encoded by the coding sequence ATGCCCGAGTTCGACCAACAGGATCAGATCCAGGACCCGGACGCCATCGCGCGTCCGGTGTGCGCCTTGCGCATCTCGGCCCAGGAGGAGCGCTGGGAGCGACCCTGGCACAGCCACCGTAAGGCGCAGTTGTTGTTCCCCCTGGCCGGGGTGCTCAGCTGCGAAAGCGCCGAGGGTCTCTGGCTGGCGCCACCGCAATGCGCCGTCTGGATTCCCAGCGGGGTCGCGCACCGGGTCCAGGGGCTGGAGCATGCCCAGGGTTACTGCCTGTTCGTCGAGCCGGAGCAGGCCCGGGAGTTGCCTGATGCCTGCTGTACCCTGGCGGTGTCGCCGTTGCTGCAGGAGCTGTTGCGCCGTTGTGCGCAGTTGCCGCAGCTCTACGACCTGGACGGCGCCGAGGGGCGGTTGATGGCGGTGGCCCTGGACGAGCTGGCCGTTGCCCCGCGCGAGCAGATCCACTTGCCCATGCCTGGGCATGCTCAATTGCGCCGCCTGGCCCAGCAGATCCTCGAACAGCCGCAGCAGCGCCATAGCCTGGAGCGGTGGGGGGAGCTGATCGGTCTTAGCGAACGCAGCCTGAGCCGCCTGATCCTGGCCGAAACCGGGTTGAGTTTTGGCCGCTGGCAGCGCCAGTTGCATATCTTGCTGGGGCTCAAGCAACTGGGGCGTGGTGATTCGGTGGAGCGGGTGGCGCTGACCCTGGGCTACGACAGCGCCAGTGCGTTTATCCGCATGTTCAAGAAGGCGGTGGGCCAGCCACCGGGACGCTTTTTCGCCGAGCGCCGCCAGGCCCTGGACAGCGACCTGTAA